The Girardinichthys multiradiatus isolate DD_20200921_A chromosome Y, DD_fGirMul_XY1, whole genome shotgun sequence genome has a window encoding:
- the LOC124863765 gene encoding uncharacterized protein LOC124863765 → MDVEQHETCGETKSAINTWRYRHHFTYKADQGKNIIVQCNLCLPRVNLLSTSKTSTSNLKKHLDRTHLGCEARPDAKRGRKKEEYNGEESRHCQLKKLKAEIISKCLTQSKIDDLIFSFIVEDCQSFYVLEQPGFKKLVTGLTEGLKIMDRVTLFTKVDHGLSRMREEMLAKLSSIQYVCTTADIWTANDRSFFGMTCHWIDTESLERKSAALGFPRLQGRITYDSIAGRIHDTHVAYNIESKVQTTVTDNASPFVSVFREFAPDSQERDDDFGFFENVSTILEGEPEQDMLLFLPPVQHCASHTLEQIVTEDFWQAISQGPMCQLHYSSMTKVFSIWSKCHHLQVGMGAAEEIGKMALVVPAVIRWNVEYCAVQRIVSLSERELTELCARLEVARLQAEEMAFLKEYVTVFHPLAFALELFQAEQKCYLGLVIPTVLSLKNKLNEQKDAANYFSDVINTIIVAIDVRFQEFFSSTETKIATATTPQFRLWWMAASEREEMCSLLATEASQMVPCDVAEANTSHILSTIESEDDFFSYGSAKTSTQIQQRGVMEEIRKYVEGTGKSLECLQDFPRVKQLFLKYNTTLPSSAPVQRLFSQKGNLMTSQRNFLTDDYFERIQLLRYNSNVCPLMTE, encoded by the exons ATGGATGTGGAGCAGCATGAGACCTGCGGAGAGACTAAATCGGCCATTAACACTTGGCGTTATCGCCACCATTTCACGTACAAGGCTGATCAGGGGAAAAATATAATCGTCCAATGTAATCTGTGCCTGCCGAGGGTCAATCTGTTGTCCACGTCGAAAACGTCCACGTCAAACCTAAAGAAGCATTTAGAC AGAACACATCTGGGCTGTGAGGCCAGGCCGGATGcaaagagagggagaaagaaggaGGAGTACAATGGAGAGGAAAGCAGACACTGTCAGCTGAAAAAACTGAAAGCAGAGATCATCTCCAAATGCCTGACGCAGTCCAAGATTGATGATCTCATCTTCAGTTTCATTGTGGAGGATTGTCAGTCTTTCTACGTGCTGGAGCAGCCTGGTTTCAAGAAGCTGGTCACAGGTTTGACAGAGGGGCTAAAGATCATGGACAGGGTGACCCTGTTCACAAAAGTGGACCATGGCCTTTCCAGAATGCGGGAGGAGATGCTGGCGAAGCTCAGCAGCATCCAATACGTGTGCACCACAGCAGACATCTGGACGGCAAACGACAGAAGCTTCTTTGGCATGACGTGCCACTGGATCGACACGGAGTCTCTGGAGAGGAAGTCTGCTGCTCTGGGGTTCCCGCGGCTGCAGGGTAGGATCACGTATGACTCCATCGCTGGGCGGATACATGACACCCATGTAGCCTACAACATCGAAAGTAAAGTCCAGACCACGGTCACTGACAACGCCAGTCCTTTCGTCAGCGTCTTCAGAGAGTTTGCCCCGGACAGTCAGGAGAGGGATGATGACTTTGGGTTTTTTGAGAATGTGAGCACCATATTGGAGGGTGAGCCAGAGCAGGACATGCTCTTGTTCCTACCCCCTGTGCAGCACTGTGCATCACACACCCTTGAACAGATCGTCACTGAGGACTTTTGGCAGGCTATCTCGCAGGGGCCCATGTGTCAGCTGCATTACAGTTCCATGACCAAGGTGTTCTCCATATGGAGCAAATGCCACCATCTCCAGGTCGGGATGGGGGCAGCGGAGGAGATTGGAAAGATGGCGCTGGTTGTCCCAGCTGTTATCCGTTGGAACGTGGAGTACTGTGCTGTGCAGAGGATCGTCTCCCTTAGTGAGCGGGAGCTGACGGAGCTCTGTGCCCGTCTGGAGGTTGCACGCTTGCAGGCGGAGGAAATGGCCTTCCTGAAAGAATATGTGACTGTGTTCCACCCTCTTGCATTTGCACTCGAACTTTTTCAAGCGGAGCAGAAGTGTTACCTTGGTCTCGTCATCCCAACCGTCTTAAGCTTGAAGAACAAGCTAAATGAGCAGAAGGATGCAGCCAATTACTTTAGCGATGTCATCAACACCATTATTGTGGCGATCGATGTTCGATTTCAGGAGTTTTTCTCCAGCACAGAGACCAAGATCGCCACGGCAACGACCCCTCAGTTCCGCCTGTGGTGGATGGCGGCCTCCGAGAGGGAGGAGATGTGCTCCCTACTGGCCACCGAGGCTTCCCAGATGGTTCCCTGTGACGTAGCCGAGGCCAACACCAGCCACATCCTGTCCACAATAGAATCCGAGGACGACTTTTTCAGCTACGGGTCTGCAAAGACCTCCACTCAGATCCAGCAGCGAGGGGTGATGGAGGAGATCCGCAAGTACGTTGAGGGAACAGGGAAAAGCCTTGAGTGTCTGCAGGATTTCCCCAGAGTGAAGCAGCTTTTTCTCAAATACAACACCACCCTGCCTTCATCGGCTCCCGTCCAGCGGCTCTTCAGCCAGAAGGGCAACCTCATGACCTCACAGAGAAACTTTCTAACAGACGACTACTTTGAACGCATTCAGCTTTTAAGATACAACAGCAACGTATGTCCTTTGATGACAGAATGA